One Schistocerca nitens isolate TAMUIC-IGC-003100 chromosome 1, iqSchNite1.1, whole genome shotgun sequence DNA segment encodes these proteins:
- the LOC126257026 gene encoding splicing factor 3B subunit 6, producing the protein MATLALMQRRANVRLPPEVNRILYIRNLPYKITAEEMYDIFGKYGAIRQIRVGNTPETRGTAFVVYEDIFDAKNACDHLSGFNVCNRYLVVLYYQSNKAFKRLDIDKKKEELDKMKMKYGINTEEKK; encoded by the exons GTTCGCCTTCCACCAGAAGTAAATAGAATCCTATACATAAGAAATTTGCCTTACAAAATTACAGCTGAAGAGATGTATGATATATTTGGCAAGTATGGAGCAATAAGGCAAATACGTGT GGGAAACACACCTGAAACGAGAGGAACAGCATTTGTGGTTTATGAAGATATTTTTGATGCAAAAAATGCATGTGACCACTTATCAGGATTCAATGTCTGTAACAGATACCTTGTTGTATTGTATTATCAG TCCAACAAAGCATTCAAGCGCCTGGATATTGATAAGAAGAAAGAAGAGTTGGATAAGATGAAAATGAAGTATGGAATTAATACAGAAGAGAAGAAGTAA